A genomic region of Caenorhabditis elegans chromosome V contains the following coding sequences:
- the R11G10.4 gene encoding FIP (Fungus-Induced Protein) Related (Confirmed by transcript evidence) has translation MNILAFLLVVLLAITTEVTAFKRCRSSTQCNYESVCYEGYCYTIDEMFEKFDTK, from the coding sequence ATGAATATTCTTGCTTTTCTTCTCGTCGTTCTTCTTGCCATCACCACCGAGGTGACTGCTTTCAAGAGATGCCGTTCAAGCACCCAATGTAACTACGAATCGGTTTGCTATGAAGGATACTGCTACACGATAGACGAGATGTTCGAGAAGTTCGATACTAAATAA
- the semi-1 gene encoding Putative selenium-binding protein (Confirmed by transcript evidence) yields MGVCISHEYSKPNAEQAEILQDFSKFMKPEERPPMAVEHQMYDYRLVEEEQDDELFAIVCCPHSIGYERDKIALVDLDPTSETFCTILSEVHLTSNGDEPGRMNWAKSAESLGEMNKFVRRNIIVPCMNSGKIYVIAFENEKLWIEKEIRNDELIRKDVSCPYAVRSLPLKGAPVHVSTLGDRFGNGKGDFILIDRRTWEVRKKSEPTFSDYGGDFSLQPRHNLMISSEWGHPRLLRDGFMPSELENVSESFGARLHVWQISPPKLIQSINLDTCDGSLVICVKFLHNADCNHAFAISAIGSSIFHLHMNTLTKEWAADRVAHVPLLKVENWQSDEMPALLTDMIISMDDRWLYVCGFLHGVLWRFDIQDPFRVSLHGKINLGGIFDSFPEVRIKTSNAMEDRWWLPPETRSLPRGTKFRGGPALMQLSKDGCRLYVCNSFYKAWDAQFYPELISDGGQMIRVDIVDDEMQLNEKFLIDMKGQPNGPFVIRDIKFLDGDCTSDSFL; encoded by the exons ATGGGGGTATGTATT AGCCACGAGTATTCAAAACCAAATGCAGAGCAAGCTGAAAttcttcaagatttttcaaaatttatgaaaccaGAAGAACGACCTCCAATGGCTGTAGAACATCAAATGTATGACTACAGACTGGTAGAAGAAGAACAAGATGATGAACTTTTTGCAATTGTGTGTTGTCCTCATTCGATAGGTTATGAGCGTGACAAAATAGCTCTAGTTGATTTGGATCCAACAAGTGAAACATTTTGCACAATTCTGTCAGAAGTACATCTAACTTCGAACGGAGATGAACCAGGAAGAATGAATTGGGCGAAATCTGCTGAATCTTTAGGTGAAATGAACAAATTCGTTAGAAGAAATATCATTGTTCCCTGTATGAATTCGGGGAAAATATATGTGATTGCTTTTGAAAACGAGAAATTGTGGATTGAAAAA GAAATTCGAAACGATGAACTCATCCGGAAGGATGTTTCGTGTCCTTATGCAGTGAGATCACTTCCACTAAAAGGAGCTCCGGTACATGTTTCAACGTTAGGTGACAGATTTGGAAATGGAAAAG gCGATTTTATCCTCATTGATCGTAGAACTTGGGAAGTTCGGAAGAAAAGTGAGCCAACATTTTCTGATTATGGCGGTGATTTCTCCCTCCAACCTCGACATAATCTGATGATTTCTAGTGAATGGGGACATCCACGCTTGTTACGTGATGGATTTATGCCCAGTGAACTTGAGAATG TGTCAGAAAGTTTCGGAGCACGTCTTCATGTCTGGCAGATTAGTCCACCAAAGTTAATTCAGTCGATTAATTTGGATACTTGTGATGGAAGTCTTGTGATTTGTGTCAAATTTCTTCACAATGCTGACTGTAATCATGCTTTTGCGATATCTGCTATaggaagttcaatttttcatttgcacATGAATACACTGACCAAAGAATGGGCAGCTGATCGAGTAGCTCATGTTCCTTTACTAAAA GtagaaaattggcaaagtgATGAAATGCCGGCTCTACTAACCGATATGATAATCTCAATGGATGATCGTTGGCTGTATGTTTGCGGTTTCTTACATGGAGTTTTATGGAGATTTGACATACAAGATCCGTTTAGAGTTTCACTTCATGGAAAG ATAAACCTTGGTGGAATTTTCGACAGTTTTCCAGAAGTTCGAATAAAAACCTCAAATGCAATGGAAGACCGTTGGTGGCTTCCTCCGGAGACTCGTTCTCTGCCACGTGGCACAAAATTCCGTGGAGGTCCCGCATTGATGCAATTATCGAAAGACGGATGCCGTCTTTATGTTTGCAATTCGTTTTATAAAGCCTGGGACGCGCAGTTTTATCCGGAGCTTATTTC tgatgGTGGACAAATGATCAGAGTGGATATTGTGGACGATGAGATGCAGTTGAATGAGAAATTTCTAATTGATATGAAA GGACAACCAAACGGCCCATTTGTGATTCGAGACATCAAATTTCTTGACGGCGACTGTACGAGTGATTCATTTCTCTAA